The following proteins are encoded in a genomic region of Phaeodactylum tricornutum CCAP 1055/1 chromosome 1, whole genome shotgun sequence:
- a CDS encoding predicted protein, with product MSSIAGAAASKTLWGKIKSVPIQHPFAFGFFLSGFKTSFSDLLVQKVVEQRETIDWKRNAAFASFGFFYLGGVQYAIYVPLFSRMFPGAAGFAAKSIRDKLKDAKGMFQCGAQVVLDQCVHHPLMYFPVFYCTRELVVHDKPDLKRCLNEYRGNMKEDLVALWKVWVPSTIINFAFMPMWARIPFVAATSLLWTSILSAMRGGDVSHGEEMAGGAVTGATLTMVEAGFELLFTSNVELDRDSNHLVITASGPDRVGWIATLSRAIADQGGNITHSKQVRLGSSFICVLHTAVDPELQHALMKRLEKIPELEGLSLQCNMLTRRATGSFDPPVMGVRLHCAGEDKPGMLASITESLANHGLSLENVTTSVRHNKKSGCDFVVDADCTLTRHLDQDQIKAMVDDLNHLKQELDLSTVDIRVQRLAAERRVPYGPRWDRLEYDWFPMVETFPTAPKAKIARGFKFHGGNAPTRPWFPARRTARAGIRVPRPRNVRTVWYELYTGSIRPDPWRTNTFGVAMPGICGMGRDVTVSFASIRVQVHRGALRETKPLLTDTDAVATLTGQTLLIGARGSWYMKAKDLTALDVSDRVITVSCASKTVELRDARNERDFRMFRQKLQHWYETQRSETAFGDFLHTSAKAALGSPRSRVSTSRSTQRRRIRGTYGSQATRSVSTAVAPTNRSWLPEVFSEDEGEDTHLLTDNAVETPREKAVEKADDDALLPAVSNGNSVGKKRPRLQKLKKALDDTQTALEDDSDDDALFDDVHPWTTPATQHIVSPGGALTERKSPGRKQKRLSSFFPRKPTQKSFDPATAVTTPPRPVPRTPTRLSSPAATRLVKSARKSLTHDAAWLERSPAAKSPHQSSAERLFGKHNFFHSSHRNIKSEPEPEDPIQEFGDPTSATPTFQLKLKPPLFSPCDTSTPTKNLFPEVDCSPSLQPEETSKLTPPPLIPRYPCRGLRNLGNTCYLNSSVQMLCTVPDFTSRLDQINDNAPLATSLVQVAHELRDTNAPLSVRPRAIKDAMDEKTHKYQGFEQRDAHEFLSDLIDHVHEELTEKSKAEPSKESEQTPPTDDFRLVVRVCLKCTSCGYSRNKDEIYRHLSIDVVGDATSEEVSDVSQASVEQGLARFFQPETREILCEKCKRGTHAFQTLRIVQKPKALLLHLKRFLVVEKPRPLSPNHAEATTDENSPPNSQSSSPTKTAPPPPEYVFRKNKAPVLIPATLSLDSYQTKETVQDGNQVASTFSLQSVVHHVGNRSSSGHYTADALRLVNKNGSETESAKTMQWISFDDGCSGRTSLEDVILDPVKQATAYILLYSSTPI from the exons ATGTCGAGTATTGCGGGGGCTGCGGCAAGTAAGACCCTTTGGGGCAAGATAAAGTCGGTACCGATCCAACACCCCTTCGcctttggtttcttcctttcCGGCTTTAAGACTTCCTTTTCGGATTTGCTCGTTCAGAAGGTAGTGGAACAACGAGAAACGATTGACTGGAAGCGCAACGCCGCTTTCGCGTCCTTTGGATTCTTCTACCTAGGAGGAGTGCAATATGCTATTTATGTACCACTCTTTAGTCGCATGTTCCCGGGAGCAGCGGGGTTCGCCGCCAAGTCGATTCGGGACAAACTCAAGGACGCCAAGGGAATGTTTCAATGCGGAGCCCAAGTCGTCCTGGATCAGTGCGTGCACCATCCGCTCATGTATTTTCCCGTCTTTTACTGCACACGAGAATTGGTGGTACACGACAAACCCGACTTGAAGCGTTGTCTGAACGAGTATCGGGGTAATATGAAAGAAGATTTGGTGGCTCTCTGGAAGGTGTGGGTGCCGTCGACCATTATAAATTTTGCCTTTATGCCCATGTGGGCGCGAATTCCCTTCGTGGCAGCTACGTCTTTGCTATGGACGAGCATATTATCCGCCATGCGGGGTGGAGAC GTCTCTCACGGCGAGGAAATGGCGGGAGGTGCGGTAACGGGAGCTACGTTGACCATGGTAGAAGCTGGCTTTGAGTTGTTGTTTACGTCGAACGTCGAGCTGGATCGGGATAGCAACCATCTCGTAATAACAGCGTCGGGACCCGATCGCGTGGGCTGGATTGCGACACTGAGTCGAGCGATTGCTGATCAAGGTGGGAATATTACGCATTCAAAGCAAGTGCGGTTGGGGTCCAGTTTCATCTGCGTCTTGCACACGGCAGTGGACCCCGAACTGCAACATGCGTTGATGAAACGATTAGAAAAGATTCCCGAGCTAGAGGGACTTTCCTTGCAGTGCAATATGTTGACCCGACGAGCTACGGGGAGCTTCGATCCGCCCGTCATGGGAGTGCGTTTGCATTGTGCGGGAGAAGACAA ACCAGGAATGTTGGCGTCGATCACCGAAAGTCTTGCCAACCACGGCTTGAGTTTGGAAAATGTAACCACCAGCGTCCGACACAACAAAAAAAGCGGCTGCGACTTTGTGGTGGACGCGGACTGCACGTTGACTCGTCATTTGGACCAGGACCAAATCAAAGCCATGGTGGACGATCTCAACCACTTGAAACAAGAACTGGACCTGAGTACGGTCGATATTCGCGTGCAACGCTTGGCCGCGGAACGACGCG TTCCGTATGGACCACGTTGGGATC GATTAGAATACGATTGGTTCCCAATGGTCGAGACGTTTCCGACTGCGCCCAAAGCAAAAATCGCACGCGGTTTTAAATTCCATGGCGGGAACGCGCCCACCCGTCCCTGGTTCCCGGCACGCCGGACCGCTCGCGCCGGAATCCGCGTCCCACGACCACGCAACGTCCGCACCGTGTGGTACGAGCTGTACACTGGTTCCATCCGACCCGACCCGTGGCGCACCAACACTTTCGGGGTCGCCATGCCTGGCATT TGTGGCATGGGTCGAGACGTGACGGTGTCGTTCGCGTCGATTCGCGTCCAAGTCCACCGCGGGGCGTTGCGGGAAACCAAACCGCTCCTGACGGACACCGATGCCGTCGCGACGCTGACGGGCCAGACGCTGTTGATCGGCGCCAGAGGCAGCTGGTACATGAAAGCCAAAGATCTGACGGCTCTGGACGTATCGGATCGTGTGATTACCGTGTCGTGTGCTTCCAAAACTGTGGAATTGCGGGACGCCCGCAACGAACGGGACTTTCGGATGTTTCGGCAGAAACTGCAACACTGGTACGAAACGCAACGTTCCGAAACTGCCTTTGGTGATTTCTTGCACACCAGTGCCAAAGCAGCTTTGGGTAGTCCGCGGAGTCGCGTTTCCACGTCCCGATCGACCCAACGCCGGCGGATTCGGGGAACGTACGGATCGCAAGCGACTCGAAGTGTATCCACTGCCGTGGCTCCGACCAATCGATCCTGGTTGCCCGAAGTCTTTTCGGAAGATGAGGGAGAAGACACCCACCTGCTGACAGATAACGCAGTGGAAACACCCCGCGAGAAAGCGGTGGAGAAagcggacgacgacgcactCTTGCCGGCGGTTTCCAATGGTAACTCGGTTGGCAAGAAACGCCCCCGCCTACAGAAACTCAAAAAGGCTCTAGACGATACCCAGACGGCGCTAGAAGACGACTCGGACGACGATGCTTTATTCGACGACGTCCATCCATGGACTACACCCGCCACACAGCACATTGTGTCGCCGGGAGGAGCGCTCACGGAACGCAAGTCGCCCGGAAGGAAGCAAAAGAGACTGTCCAGTTTTTTTCCACGCAAACCTACCCAGAAATCTTTCGATCCCGCGACTGCGGTCACCACCCCACCACGCCCGGTACCGCGGACCCCGACACGACTGTCTTCGCCTGCCGCCACCCGTCTCGTCAAGTCGGCACGCAAATCCCTGACCCACGACGCGGCCTGGCTCGAACGCTCGCCTGCCGCCAAATCGCCGCACCAAAGCAGCGCGGAACGACTGTTTGGGAAACACAATTTCTTCCACTCGTCTCATCGGAATATTAAAAGTGAACCCGAACCAGAAGACCCCATTCAAGAATTTGGTGATCCCACGTCCGCGACACCAACATTCCAGCTCAAATTGAAGCCGCCTTTGTTCTCTCCGTGTGATACTAGTACACCCACCAAGAATTTGTTTCCCGAGGTAGATTGTTCGCCTTCGTTGCAACCCGAAGAGACCAGTAAGCTGACCCCACCTCCACTCATTCCTCGTTATCCATGCCGGGGCTTACGGAACCTCGGCAATACGTGCTACCTGAATTCGTCGGTCCAAATGCTCTGTACCGTGCCGGATTTTACCTCGCGACTAGACCAAATAAATGACAACGCTCCACTCGCGACGAGCCTCGTTCAAGTCGCTCACGAGCTGAGAGATACCAATGCTCCTCTGTCCGTAAGACCACGAGCAATCAAAGACGCTATGGACGAGAAGACGCACAAATATCAAGGATTCGAGCAACGTGACGCCCACGAATTTCTTAGTGATTTAATCGATCACGTCCACGAAGAGTTGACCGAGAAGAGCAAAGCGGAACCGTCCAAAGAATCGGAGCAAACTCCGCCAACCGACGACTTTCGTTTGGTCGTGCGGGTGTGCCTCAAGTGTACTTCGTGTGGGTATTCTCG GAACAAGGACGAAATTTATCGACACCTGTCTATTGATGTCGTGGGCGATGCCACCTCGGAAGAAGTATCGGATGTTTCGCAAGCTTCAGTGGAGCAGGGACTGGCCCGGTTCTTTCAACCGGAGACGCGCGAAATTTTGTGTGAAAAGTGCAAACGCGGTACTCACGCTTTCCAGACACTACGGATTGTTCAAAAGCCCAAAGCGCTTTTGCTGCATCTCAAACGGTTTCTAGTGGTGGAAAAGCCGCGACCGTTATCACCCAACCATGCAGAGGCCACTACTGACGAAAACAGCCCACCTAACAGTCAAAGTAGCTCTCCTACAAAGACAGCGCCCCCGCCGCCCGAGTACGTTTTCCGAAAGAACAAGGCACCCGTTTTGATCCCTGCGACTCTGTCGTTGGACTCCTACCAAACAAAGGAAACTGTGCAAGACGGCAACCAGGTTGCCTCTACTTTTTCGCTGCAAAGTGTAGTGCATCATGTTGGCAATCGGTCGTCGTCGGGACACTATACAGCCGATGCGCTGAGGCTGGTGAACAAGAACGGCTCAGAAACGGAGAGTGCTAAGACAATGCAGTGGATTAGTTTTGATGACGGCTGCTCCGGTAGAACGAGTTTGGAAGATGTTATCCTAGACCCGGTCAAGCAAGCAACCGCTTACATTCTACTCTATTCTTCAACACCAATCTAA